A portion of the Ricinus communis isolate WT05 ecotype wild-type chromosome 10, ASM1957865v1, whole genome shotgun sequence genome contains these proteins:
- the LOC8274875 gene encoding late embryogenesis abundant protein ECP63, with protein sequence MASTQEKEERAEAEARQAARDLSDANRQREYEERGKMGTAGHYAEQQEERPGVIGSVLKKVADTYEHAKEAVVGKSQESAEKTKESAYTAAEQAGENKDYTSEKAKETKDAAARKLDETKESAKQKAGEYADKTKETKDATKEKLGEYKDRTAEKAQDTTESAKEKGEEYKNYAAEKAKEMKDKTAEKAKETKDYSAEKANEAAEKAKEAKDYTAEKAKEGKDTATSRLGELTESAKGAARRAMDLFSTKKEEAKDKTVETKEAGKEKLSEAEEEARRKMEELKMEGEEYNKDKDIEAERGTRARDTIFGNAGLGSIKESIKGKLQQPHDVVNETRAARVHGSTGRGGLDKGAVQEEVVMVDEDTTPGAVAAALKAADQMSGQTFNDVGRLDEEGVAGGKDPPPRQ encoded by the exons ATGGCATCGACGCAGGAGAAGGAAGAGAGAGCGGAGGCGGAGGCACGGCAAGCAGCGCGTGATTTGAGTGATGCTAATAGACAAAGAGAGTATGAAGAAAGGGGTAAGATGGGGACCGCTGGTCACTATGCGGAGCAGCAAGAAGAAAGGCCAGGCGTTATTGGGTCTGTGCTGAAGAAAGTTGCTGATACTTACGAACATGCTAAGGAAGCTGTTGTAGGTAAGAGCCAAGAATCTGCcgagaaaacaaaagaaagtgCATACACGGCCGCGGAGCAGGCGGGAGAGAATAAAGATTATACTAGTGAGAAGGCGAAAGAGACTAAAGATGCTGCTGCAAGAAAGTTAGATGAAACGAAAGAAAGTGCTAAGCAGAAGGCAGGAGAGTATGCAGATAAGACGAAAGAAACCAAAGATGCGACGAAGGAGAAGTTAGGGGAGTACAAGGATCGTACAGCTGAGAAGGCACAAGATACTACTGAATCTGCGAAGGAGAAGGGAGaagaatataagaattatgcGGCGGAGAAGGCCAAGGAGATGAAGGATAAAACAGCAGAGAAGGCTAAAGAGACCAAGGATTATTCTGCTGAGAAGGCTAATGAGGCAGCAGAGAAAGCAAAGGAAGCTAAAGATTATACTGCTGAGAAAGCTAAAGAGGGAAAAGATACTGCTACTAGTAGACTTGGTGAACTTACCGAATCTGCTAAAGGTGCTGCAAGAAGAGCTATGGACCTTTTCTCCACTAAGAAAGAAGAGGCTAAAGATAAAACAGTAGAGACTAAAGAAGCAGGCAAG GAGAAATTAAGTGAAGCTGAGGAGGAAGCGAGACGAAAGATGGAGGAGTTAAAGATGGAAGGTGAAGAATACAATAAGGACAAGGACATTGAAGCTGAAAG GGGAACTAGAGCTAGGGACACAATCTTTGGCAACGCAGGGCTAGGAAGCATCAAAGAGTCCATTAAAGGGAAGCTTCAACAGCCACACGATGTTGTAAATGAGACACGTGCAGCTCGTGTGCATGGAAGCACAGGAAGAGGGGGTCTGGACAAAGGGGCAGTGCAGGAGGAGGTAGTGATGGTTGATGAAGATACAACGCCAGGAGCGGTTGCCGCCGCTCTGAAAGCAGCGGATCAAATGAGTGGCCAAACTTTCAATGACGTTGGACGTCTAGATGAGGAGGGTGTTGCTGGCGGTAAAGATCCACCACCTAGACAATAA